From the Trifolium pratense cultivar HEN17-A07 linkage group LG4, ARS_RC_1.1, whole genome shotgun sequence genome, the window atattatttatgtatttttttatatattatttgagtaatttggTGTAAAATTCTACGATAAAATTTAGATAGATTGTGTATGATATAAGTTTAACGATGTTATAGGATATAACGAGATGAAAAGTATTACTTCGCTTCACATTCTACACTATTAGGAGATAGATTTTTTTATCTCAtcatacaaatataaaataattataaatttcataCTCAATTAAAAATATGCCTTGATTTTTCATGACTTCATGGCCTTAATATTTTTTGGGAGCATAGTATACttctattataataaaataaaatagattactaccaagtttactaatttatccttagtaggATTAACCACATTCCAAGTTTTGTatatttcattgtaatttcattgaaaaaatataaaaaaaaaatatttagagaatataagataaatacaaaaaaatataagataataataatttatgcgtctcataagtgtagctcaaatggtagctaccaGAGACATTATTGAAGTTGACGATGGGTTGGATCCGACGCAGGAGTGTAGTTGATGCCGTGTGTGAGGGGTTTTATTCGATACAGGATTTTCTGATCGTTtacaaatctgttgagatttgcaggacTCTTTTTTTAGTCTCTGATGGTTTCCAAATCTGTCGAGATTTGCAAGTTTCTTTGTATCTGGTTGATCTCTTTCGCCTTGGTGTTGACTGTTTGGAGATGGATTGCGAGCTGTGACTTATCGCCTAGGTTTTTTTCTATCGTTGCGCCATCAATTTTGGCTCGTGGAGTTGCTTTTTGGATTATGATGGGTCgttcacttttgattcgagatcgggagttagaGTCTAAAGGTACATTTATGGGCCGGGTTGATGGTTTTCTTTGGTGGTTTGGAGATTGCGGAGTATCTTCTAAGAATGGGATTAGAAGACCTATTAGGCTGTGTCTGTTTTTAGCTTTATTCATCGGTGTCTGTTTTTAGCTTCATCTAGTACAGGACGCTCTCGTCCAGCTCAAAGAGAGGAAACCGATGATGAGTATGAAGCGCGAATGAGGGCCACGTATCGAGAAGAATTCCGCGATGAGTACGAAGCAACATTTGATCAGCGGGTGGACCAACGGGTCCAACATGTATTGCAGGAATTCTTTGCGCAGCAGAGGGCGCCGGCGGGGgttggatcatcatctcagggatcggcacgacaaaatcaaaatgccggTGAACAAGAATATCGACCGGATTTGAATAGCATGGTCAATTTGAATCAGCTGCCGGAGTACCGAGAGGGTGATCCAGTACTGAGTATGAGCATAGAGGATATGAGTCAAATGCTTAATGAACCAattcatttacaattttttgatcctgttgggcaaacaagtggaagcagtaatggcggaagcggtagaaataatcaacaaactgcTTTCACCGAATACCATCGATAGAGATCATCAAATCCATATCAACAAGACTTCATAATCCCACATGACAACCCCAATCAACCCCAAGACAACTTCTTCCCGAATCAAGCCAGCTTTGATCCCAATCAAGCCCCAATTAACTTCGTTCATAGGCCTGTGGCACGACCTCCGCGAACGTCACTCCCCGCAGTCATAATAAATGAGGGAGGTAGAGGCCGAGGCCGAGGAAGGTCGCGTCAGCCAACATACAGTGGCAAGGGGAAGCGACCACTATATCAGCCGCCTGACCAACCttgatgtgtaattttaattatctgttgttgatttaattatttgtataacaTAACGACAATTTAtattatgtttaattgttttctttttgtaatgacaatattattactatgtttaattatgcttatgttaagtatttttattatgcttttaattaaattttaatatttttttataaaaataaaattatatttaatattttttaattatttattatgcagtatattttttaaaaaaattaaattattaaaactagaatttttaaaaaataatttaataatttaattatttaaaaaaataaattaataatttaattatttaaaaatcaatataatttaattatttaaaaatcaatattaatattgatttttaaataattaaattattaattttttttaattcgtAAAACATTACTGACGGCTGCAGGCCGCCAGGAATTCTCCCTCAAATTCCGTTACTGGCGGCTGCAGGCCGTCACAAACGCGAACAACTTTTTGAATTGCAGAGGACATTattgacggctccaggccgtcagtaacgttATTGACGGTCCTGGACCGTCAGTAAACATTACTGGCGAGCTAATTGCAGAGGGCccaaggccgtcagtaatgcatgcgttttagacgaaatttgtgcattactgagggcttttggccgccagtaaatgcatgttttcttgtagtgtatatACGACACCATTATTTTGTAGTTCCGCTTTTCCCGGTctttgttcgtcttgtgcagactGCAGAGACctgttattattaataatatattttgttgttcaaAAATATTAGTGTGGATTTTAATTCAATTCAAAATCTGGTAAATAAAAAGTCCTTTAGTCGacacttttatatttattgtttcagATTTTTGAGAAGGACTTAATTAATGCCATATATGGAGTAGTGTAAACGGCTACACACAACTATGGAATTGGTAAAAGTAATAAATCATCACTAAAAGTAAATTTGCTTATAAGTGTCAACAATGTGCATATATATCGGAATCCGtaaatataatttgaaatatatgaaTTAAATGTAGTGTTTGTACATGCCAAAATGATCCAACGTGCAAGTGTATGTACATGTACATGTACAATAACTTTGCAATTTGCATTATAAATACTATAGTCTAGTATGTTTAAATTTATCTTCTGagtttttgaaattcaaatatgGATGAAtcatcaaaaagaagaaaaagaaaaagaaattcaaatatGGATGATGATCGAATAAGCTCCTTACCAAATGATATTTTATATCACATTTTGTCGTTTCTCCCAACCGAAGATGCTTTTACGAGTAGTCTTCTTTCAAAGAGATGGAGTTCACTATGGCTATCAGTTCTCAATCTCAACCTTAACGATGAAGTAAATGGTAAACCTGTTTCATACTTTCCCAACCTTGTACATACAGCCATTTTCAAACGAAATTCTGATCAACCTATAAAAAAACTTTGCTTAACGATCAAGCAAGCACCGGAGATATATGATATCGAGAAATGGTTAAATGGTGCAGCAGAACGAAAATTGGGGCATCTTGAAATCCAATTGTTCAACATCATTCCCCATAAGCTGCTTTGTTGCATTTTTAGTTTAAGAAACCTTGTGGTTCTCAAACTAACAAAAGTTTTGTTATCTACTTTTTCTCATTCTGATTTACCCTCACTCAAAACACTACATTTAAAGGATGTTGATTTTCGTCAACGTTGGTTTTATTTTGAACTTCTTAATGGTTGTCCAATTCTTGAAGATTTCGAAGCTAATGGTATAACTTTGGGGAACTTATTATCATCTTCCCCCGCCGATCGAGTGCGTAAATGCTTACCCAAGTTGGTTAGGGCAAGCTTTtcaaacatatcaaattatcCTTTCCAACCCTTTTGCAGTGTTCAATCTCTTCACTTCGAAGAGGTAACATATCATATGTGCttagtttattatttattttatcctCGTTTCTAACAATTTGTCTTTTTTCATATTCAAGGTGAAAGGCTGTAATGATTTGTTTCCTATTTTTGATAATTTGACCCAATTGGAGCTTTCTTTGGATTATAGTTGGAAATTTATAGTAAAAGTTCTCAACAACTGCCCTAATCTTCAAAAGCTCGACCTTGATAAGGTTTTTGTTAATCGTccgtcatattttatttatctttttatagCATACTCTTAAAATTTAGATTAAGTTTAAATCAATCCTACATActctttttatttatgtttttaatttttttgttgttgtattaTAAACAGGTTAGTGAAAGCAAGGTATTATGGACTGAAAACGATGTCAGCGAAAACTGGGTGGACACAAATTTTGTTCCGCGATGCCTTTCATTGCACCTTGAAAGTTGTAATCTTTACAACTTCTTTAGTGGTCTAAAAGGTGAGCTTATGCTAGCAAGGTATATCTTGGAGAATGCCAAAGTTTTACAGACCATGAGAGTTTGGAACAGAGCTAGAGCACAGCGCAAAATAAAAAGTGAATTATTGTCATGCCCACGGGCCTCTGCAACATGTGAAATTGTGGTGAAAAATGCGACTCAGAGGACTTATGTTCGCAAGTTGGACACCACTAAGCCTAAGAGGGAAATTATTAAGCCATTTTGGCATAAGGATTATATTTTCTAGTGAATTATGTAGTAAGATTTGTTACCAAGTCAAACAAATCTTCTAATTAAAATGGTCAGTGGCAAACTGGCTCTCTATATTATCATGCTAGTAGTGTTGGACTATTCATAACCTGGTGGCTGAACTGCATGCAATTTCTAATGGTCATAATGTGCTTAAAGATATCATTTGGAGTCTATTAACTCTCAAATGCCGTATGTATGATTATAGAGAGTTTATCTAAGCATCATCCTTGTGCTACCTTAATTAATCACACAATCCATGTAATCAAAGAGTGGAATGAGTGTGCAATTGAAGTtgattaaaactttttaaaattcatttacttcttcaaaaagaaaaatcttcATTAGAAAATCATATgtaaaatacaaatttaattttgttttggatCATGCATAAATGTAGTCGACCTACACTGAATTTTATAGGAAGGGTGTAAGTTGTAGATGATGAATACATTATTATGCTTCTAATAGATGGTGCCAAATGCCAAGAGTTGGATATATAATTGGACTTCCAATACTCCCATTCAATGTTTATAATAAAAGGCTCcataatttgaatttcaaaatcataacatagttttgtgaaagaaaaaaaatcataacatAGCTTAATGCCCTTAATCCCTTAAGTTTATCACTTGATCTCTCAATTCAGCCTCTTGAGTTTTGCCTAAACCAATCTTACTAGTCAAAGTATAACGCAAAATATCAGTGATTAAAACCAGTTGAACCAGAATATAGTGACATAAATCGGTGAAAGCTATTTTATTATTCCTTGCGGTCATTGCAGGTTTGcaattacaaaaaaatttaaataaagaaaaacaggAACCAATATTCAATTGCCTTACTAGTAATAAGTGACTAATATGTCATCAAATTTTGTGAGATAATGGTTGTCAACTTGAGgaattcaagttttcaaaatcaTTATTACATAATTATAGGCCTAAAACTAAGCacatttcaaataattatatctCAGAGGCAAGTCAAAAGACACAAGGTGcttgaatattttatagttCTCAAGCTATAAGATAAAAAAGCTTGAGCTCCAAGGACTACTTACATGAATCCCATATCCGCACCTTCTTTTTTAGTCACTAGACTTCATGGCTTCAATTGCCCTTGTGAAATGTGTTAGTAAGAACAACTGATATCCAATTGCAAACAACAAAAGGGTTCCATCAATACGAGTTTATGACCAACAAGGGTCAGGTTACTTGTTAATTAACATTTCCATACACAGCCAACGAATCACAGCCAACGAATTGAAGCGACAGAAACTCCGATCATGGGCGATATTCTCATAACGTTCCACTCCACCCAATCACGGGCAGCTTACTCGTTATGTTCCACCCATTTTTATCGCATCCGCTGGTGACTTTAGCAACTTCTTTAGCGTCTCAACTATGCTAGCAAAAGATGGGCGATCAGCAGGGTCactatcaacaaaattaacaagCATCAGAAAGAAATCACTGCTGCAAAATGTATTATGGTAACAATGCAGTTAACAAGACAAATTGAACAACCAatgataatttttcaaaagCGAAAAAGGTCCTCTAAGATCGTATTCAGTAATTCCAAAATGGTATCCATCTAATCAACTAACTAATAGCAATACAAGATGTGCAACaccaaaaatattagatttatCTTAACAAGTAAgcttcatccagaatttctaaTTTATCAGAAAGGCTATTCTGCATTGGAAAGGAACTAGAAATGTAACAATATATATTATCACCACTTGGTAAGGACTGACCATGTGTGAGCAGATTGAAAGTTGCCCGAAAATAATAAGCATAAGTGAATACTTACTCAGCCCAACAAGATTCCATAAGGGAGGCCAATACTGGGGAGACGTTTGGAGGGATAGAAGGTCTCCTATTCTGGAATGCCACTGCTCCAACCACCTGAGCATACACATGGAAATTATTTACAATATTCACTTATAAACATTGCAAGGTTTCATTTTGTCACGCAGCTGTATGAAACATCCAAagtaacattttaatattttataactaTATCCTTACATTTCATTGTTTTCAAATTTCATTGTTACAttaaccatttttttaattccaATTATAACCTTATCTTGTCAATGATTTTACACTTACATTAGTAAAGAGAGATAAATGAGTGAGTGAGTCAACCAAAGGTAAGAGTATATTTGAAATTTACTATAATTCAAAGTAATCTTTTAGTTTGGGCAAAGTAAACTTAAAAGACATGTATATAGGAATTAGGAACAATGAAGTACAGTATAAATGAACATGTTAAGTAAACTTATTCAACTTCGTGAATCTTAAATTCAGATCTTAGTTACTCAACAAATTTACCTGGGCATGGCTAAGTCCATTCCAAGGTTGTTGTAAGGTCACGAGTTCCCACAGGATAACTCCGAAACTGTAAACATCAGACTTCTCATTTGTAGGTTCTCCACGAAGAAATTCGGGAGCCATCCACTCAggctgaaaaataaaattaaggaaGTTACACACTTATTAAAGGTCAGGGTCCGTGAAGTGAAAGTTCAACatgcaaaatataaattgaatggCTGAATTGTATAAAAAGGAATATGCCTATTTATCTACATCGCAGAgaacctctcaagtcattttgATAGTTTAAGGTTAAGTTTTGTCAATTCTACCCTTATTGCACATTAATTatcttattcattttttatatagtGATCACTAGTAAATAGTTGAATAGTTTAAAGATTAATTTATTATGATACACCTACACACCCCAAAAGATGATCACatttttcaattcaaatttgttactggactttttttttttaaagatgatATCCGCATTGTGAGTAAGAAAGAGCTTATGTGGGAAAAGTGGATGGAACATTTGTGTTTCACGACAGAGATTAAATTGAATAGTTgataactaatttttttgaGGAGATGGATTAAATGGTTGAAATCGAGGATGTGAAAAATGAGCtataatagaaattaatttatcaaacaAACACTTCTTTGGTAACTGGAAATTTCTAAAAACAACAGTATACAGATTGGTTTCTGTGAAGCACACCAAAATATACATACATGCTTCCCGCTGAGCAAGCATCATAAAATTATTGACAGTCAAAAACTGTATCTCGGTAGTAATTAATCAACTTCAGAAATCATGATTATATCATTTGACTTTAAAAACAACTTTAAAGGACAGGGTTAATAAGAAGTAACAATACTTGTCTACTTGATCAAGGTTTGCCTATATGGTAACACTACAGATAAAAGTCCCATCTTCAAACTTGAAATTGTTTTCGAATTAATTGAAAGAAAACTTCAACACTGGATAGTGTATACCATGATAGTTAAAATCCCGATTTTAATCCTAAAATCTTAGGATTTTAGGATTATGTTTGCCCTCAGCGATTATGATTACACATATAATCCTATTCTTGTGGAATCAGGTGGAATCCCAATTTGAATAGTAAAATCCTACGACTATGCGATTACTTTTGGCCTCAACAATTATACATACACATAAATCTTCTAGCAATTTAGCTATTATGCTTGCGTCTGGCTCAAAACAAATCTTCTCCCTTGTCCTTCTTCTGTTTCATTTCCAAATGGCTTCAAACTCTCATGCTAATAAGTTTAAATTTACATAGTATTCAAATGTGATTTAAGGTTTTCCTTCTCTTATGCAATTTTATCTGCacatatatgaatttatatgcATATATTTGAGTTGTGAGTTTTGTATAATCTTACAATTAATGTTACGATTGTACGATTTACGATTTTAATTCCCCTTTCCGATTTTACGTAAAATCCCGATTTTAACTACCTTGGTGTATACCATTATGATTATACACATACTAGAGTGTGATAGACTTACTGTTCCAGCAACAGATTTTGATGACAAGAAAGTGTTTGCTTTAAATCTGGACAACCCAAAATCACACACCtgagcaaaaaaaaattgaaaaataatcaTCTTCCATCACAAAGATATTAAAAATTCCATAGAGAAACTCAATTACTTGGCCTGTTCAATTATACCTTTACATTCCAATTTTTGTCTACCAACAGGTTCGGGGATTTGAGATCCCAGTGCACGATTGGAGGCTTCAGACAGTGAAGATAATTGATCCCTTTAGCCTACAATCAGATAAagcatatatcatatataatttaatatattcgcgtgaaaaaagaataataatgttATGTACATACCACGTCTATAGCCATTCGTAATCTTCTCCTTGGATCCTTAATTTCACTAGTTGCTGGCCTATGTATCAGGCGGAATAAACTACCTCTGTCATAGATACACCAAGAAACAACAACAGTAAGACACTCAAAAATCTTAATGCAAAAATCCTATAACAGATTTAGTTAACTACAAAAGAAGTTTGATTACCTAGGCAAATACT encodes:
- the LOC123922393 gene encoding putative F-box/FBD/LRR-repeat protein At5g22670, with the translated sequence MDDDRISSLPNDILYHILSFLPTEDAFTSSLLSKRWSSLWLSVLNLNLNDEVNGKPVSYFPNLVHTAIFKRNSDQPIKKLCLTIKQAPEIYDIEKWLNGAAERKLGHLEIQLFNIIPHKLLCCIFSLRNLVVLKLTKVLLSTFSHSDLPSLKTLHLKDVDFRQRWFYFELLNGCPILEDFEANGITLGNLLSSSPADRVRKCLPKLVRASFSNISNYPFQPFCSVQSLHFEEVKGCNDLFPIFDNLTQLELSLDYSWKFIVKVLNNCPNLQKLDLDKVSESKVLWTENDVSENWVDTNFVPRCLSLHLESCNLYNFFSGLKGELMLARYILENAKVLQTMRVWNRARAQRKIKSELLSCPRASATCEIVVKNATQRTYVRKLDTTKPKREIIKPFWHKDYIF